From the genome of Thermogutta terrifontis, one region includes:
- a CDS encoding cytochrome c oxidase assembly factor Coa1 family protein, with product MNDWQNETQSAPQLEGRAKSWVIRLAIVAVLILLAIAGLAVAGLMFLARLGGEPLHLALETLRKDQTVVSRLGEPIQMASWFPVGSVRVSGERGNANLTFRVKGSREQAVVNVVAQRIAGKWGLTTLEVKYSNGERQLVDLSEQADKELEAPKWTPPAASPAVPQSPDQGDKSSPSEETPPNVSIPAPSVEIKIPEPPQK from the coding sequence ATGAACGACTGGCAGAACGAAACGCAATCCGCTCCGCAGCTAGAAGGCCGCGCGAAAAGCTGGGTCATCCGTTTGGCCATTGTTGCCGTTCTGATCTTGCTCGCCATTGCCGGACTGGCCGTTGCCGGTCTAATGTTTCTTGCCCGGCTCGGCGGTGAGCCACTCCATCTGGCCCTGGAAACCCTTCGCAAAGACCAGACGGTGGTTTCCCGTTTAGGGGAGCCGATCCAGATGGCAAGTTGGTTTCCGGTGGGCAGCGTCAGGGTCAGTGGCGAGCGAGGGAACGCTAATCTAACCTTCCGGGTTAAGGGTTCGCGAGAACAAGCAGTCGTCAATGTTGTTGCCCAGAGAATTGCCGGAAAGTGGGGGCTTACCACGCTGGAAGTGAAGTATTCGAACGGAGAACGGCAGTTGGTTGACTTGAGTGAGCAGGCGGACAAAGAGCTTGAGGCCCCGAAGTGGACTCCTCCGGCTGCTTCGCCTGCCGTCCCCCAGAGCCCGGATCAAGGGGATAAATCTTCGCCATCGGAGGAAACTCCCCCAAATGTTTCGATTCCCGCCCCATCCGTGGAGATAAAGATTCCCGAGCCACCGCAGAAATGA
- a CDS encoding DUF2784 domain-containing protein yields MAIYGYLADLVVTLHLAYVLTVIVLLVLIPVGRFLNWNWVRWFWLRVVHLLMIGIVAFQAWIGVICPLTHLENYLRSLAGQETYSGTFVGRLVESLLYYECPSWVFLVAYTSVALLTALTLILVPPILPAWLRLSDHRPALRH; encoded by the coding sequence ATGGCAATTTACGGCTATCTTGCCGACCTTGTTGTGACACTGCACCTCGCTTACGTGCTCACAGTGATCGTCTTGCTTGTTCTTATTCCGGTGGGCAGGTTTTTGAACTGGAACTGGGTAAGATGGTTCTGGCTCCGCGTCGTCCATTTATTGATGATCGGGATAGTAGCCTTTCAGGCGTGGATCGGAGTCATCTGTCCCCTCACCCATCTGGAGAACTACCTTCGCTCCCTCGCCGGACAGGAGACCTACTCTGGGACATTTGTCGGTCGGCTGGTGGAATCGCTTCTGTATTACGAGTGCCCGAGCTGGGTCTTCTTAGTAGCCTATACGAGTGTGGCACTTTTGACCGCGCTCACCCTCATTCTCGTCCCGCCAATCCTTCCCGCGTGGCTGAGGCTTTCCGATCACCGGCCTGCCCTGAGGCATTGA
- the glgA gene encoding glycogen synthase GlgA — protein MKILFTTSEAVPFATTGGLGDVCGSLPFALADLGHDVRVILPAYRCVWYVGREIRPLNVEFIVAVGSKTVSGRLLEHRSESVTFYFVQQDYYYDRDALYSVHGQDYADNCERFVFFSRATLEAIRLLDFYPDIIHAHDWQTGLVPAYLKIEYASSPLYRSMGSVFTIHNMAYQGRFWHWDMLLTGLDWKYFNWQQMEAYGQLNLLKTGIVFADAVSTVSPRYAQEIQTPEFGAGLEGVIQSRRDVLWGILNGIDYTVWNPTTDPHLPAPYDEHTVWQQKPFCKAALQSEVGLPQRPHVPLIAMIGRLTHQKGFDLVAKILPEWLEQMETQWVILGTGETQLETTFRELANRYPDKLAVIFEFNLPLAHRIQGGADMFLMPSRFEPCGLAQLQALKYGTVPVVRAIGGLADTITDCRPETLANGTANGFSFTEESPQALSETLRRACEAYRQPEIWRQLVLTGMRQDWSWARSAPRYVEMYEATLRRIRGG, from the coding sequence GTGAAGATTTTGTTCACCACGAGTGAAGCTGTCCCGTTCGCCACGACTGGTGGTCTGGGGGACGTCTGCGGGAGTTTGCCGTTTGCCCTGGCCGACCTTGGCCACGATGTGCGAGTCATTCTCCCGGCCTACCGATGCGTTTGGTACGTGGGGCGGGAAATCCGACCGTTGAATGTAGAATTCATCGTGGCTGTGGGAAGCAAGACGGTCTCCGGGCGGCTCCTTGAGCACCGTTCGGAGTCCGTTACGTTTTATTTCGTCCAGCAGGATTACTATTACGACCGAGACGCCCTGTACAGTGTTCACGGCCAGGATTACGCCGACAACTGTGAGCGGTTCGTGTTCTTCTCGCGAGCCACCCTGGAAGCCATTCGCCTGCTCGATTTTTATCCCGATATCATTCACGCCCACGATTGGCAGACGGGTCTCGTTCCCGCTTACCTGAAGATCGAGTACGCGTCTTCTCCGCTCTATCGTTCGATGGGTAGCGTCTTCACCATCCACAACATGGCCTACCAGGGGCGGTTCTGGCACTGGGACATGCTGCTGACGGGTCTGGATTGGAAGTATTTCAACTGGCAGCAGATGGAGGCCTACGGCCAGCTCAATTTGCTGAAAACGGGGATCGTGTTTGCAGATGCTGTCAGTACCGTTAGTCCCCGCTACGCCCAGGAGATCCAGACACCTGAATTCGGGGCCGGCCTGGAAGGAGTCATTCAAAGTCGGCGGGATGTGTTATGGGGGATTCTTAATGGAATCGATTACACTGTCTGGAATCCCACCACAGATCCTCATCTTCCCGCTCCGTACGACGAGCATACCGTATGGCAGCAGAAACCGTTCTGCAAGGCAGCACTTCAGAGCGAAGTCGGCCTGCCCCAGCGTCCCCACGTCCCCCTTATTGCGATGATTGGACGGCTGACCCATCAGAAGGGCTTCGATCTTGTGGCCAAGATTCTCCCCGAATGGCTTGAACAGATGGAGACACAATGGGTCATTTTAGGCACTGGCGAGACTCAGCTTGAGACGACCTTCCGTGAACTGGCCAATCGATATCCCGATAAGCTGGCCGTCATTTTCGAGTTCAATCTCCCCCTGGCCCATCGTATCCAAGGTGGAGCCGACATGTTTCTTATGCCCAGCCGCTTTGAGCCGTGCGGTCTGGCACAGCTTCAGGCCCTTAAATATGGCACTGTTCCCGTAGTGAGGGCAATCGGCGGACTAGCAGATACCATCACCGATTGTCGGCCCGAAACCCTGGCAAATGGCACCGCCAATGGCTTCAGTTTCACGGAAGAGAGCCCTCAGGCACTGAGCGAGACACTGAGACGGGCATGCGAGGCCTACCGACAGCCTGAGATCTGGCGACAACTCGTGCTCACGGGAATGCGTCAGGACTGGTCCTGGGCCCGCAGTGCTCCGAGGTACGTTGAGATGTACGAGGCCACTCTGCGACGAATTCGCGGAGGCTGA
- a CDS encoding cytochrome c biogenesis protein, producing MKKRALTGFCIFTLLLPLAAFGLSGSVRGAEPTRIDWSAWQKLPLFEDGRIKPMDTFARRIVEKITGRVNPTLAPPAGLSDNEAMRKLFPDGRPRTWSAPELVFSWLVEPEKWENVPFLAATHETLRSQLLGVPLTDVSGHRLKYVTPQDVEKSVAFENYLRDLSRRRKEVEDRGGRFRMTGLDLHVARLWDAYATYRLLTFIPRPDSRVGFSPPIKVVHPVPRRVERLVDLWESVQPQITQLAEMGALRLGEDAGQTQSTDDAARNGKEAQQFVEEVAREFAALSNSIDTISVSELDRRVASLQPKVRRIALELESLRHRAFQVNVRSEGDAQRLDSLRSQLRLLASRVHTVAQELEALGPMIYDTGSVPNVLPAMIPACLSTETQTGEPVSPWLSLWAVLYGSPDVLRGYDLARIKQARQWFEKAAAAYRSHDPAETDNVSQSLAQFAGLLADLGRSIEPERRKLPVDEAHHDLLAQTAYPPSGYTDLEVFYNAFDPFRWAWITNLCAFGILLLSVGRVRRVALFVGLGVLVLAQVITAVGFGMRVAISGWAPVTNMFESIVFVSFVIGILGIWFVVQPVLGEAVRRAWSFVSLRFEPLARIAPDENLGSGVMGRAIKGGIVAGRLILGGVLFYYLAVVPYDVGKSRAMFDLVPEITRSLGTPSLTSVVMNILGWLVGMCILLCIVWLAPRFLAAAAVAALSTIPAALRGPELRAKIDHVVQRSPFAIAAAGLAFLTAVIAYFSPVWDKGIEALQPVLRDRLWLFAHVLTVTAGYGAGLLAWGLGNIALGYYLFGRYRYLEPGERRLRGERHRAQGGTTTTAAFVEAPEPCYTLAQYIYKCVQVAVILLTAGTILGGVWADRAWGRFWGWDPKEVWALISILVYMALLHGRYAGWVNTFGMAAGSVFGMISVVWAWYGTNFLMPAGLHAYAGEGSGGGLYVVAAFTANLLFVGLAWARYRRETHREQMTPQTRGASAGEQHRKPHEVGAVS from the coding sequence ATGAAAAAACGGGCCCTCACTGGTTTCTGCATTTTTACGTTGCTGCTACCGTTGGCGGCATTTGGACTCAGTGGGTCAGTTCGAGGGGCTGAGCCGACTCGAATTGACTGGTCGGCGTGGCAGAAACTACCTCTGTTCGAGGACGGGCGTATCAAGCCGATGGATACCTTTGCCCGCCGAATTGTTGAGAAGATCACTGGTCGGGTCAATCCCACGTTGGCGCCCCCGGCAGGATTGTCCGACAACGAGGCGATGCGAAAGCTGTTTCCCGACGGGCGGCCGAGAACCTGGTCGGCCCCCGAATTGGTGTTTAGCTGGTTGGTCGAGCCGGAAAAGTGGGAGAATGTTCCTTTCCTCGCGGCAACGCATGAAACCTTGCGGAGCCAGTTGCTGGGCGTGCCGCTGACGGATGTATCCGGTCACCGCCTCAAGTACGTCACTCCGCAAGACGTCGAGAAGTCAGTCGCGTTTGAAAACTATCTGCGTGACCTGAGCCGGCGCCGCAAAGAGGTCGAAGATCGCGGTGGGCGTTTTCGCATGACGGGGTTAGATCTGCACGTCGCCAGGTTGTGGGATGCTTATGCCACGTACCGGCTGTTGACGTTCATCCCCCGACCGGACTCTCGCGTGGGTTTTTCGCCGCCAATTAAAGTTGTGCACCCGGTTCCCCGGCGAGTGGAACGCTTGGTTGATTTGTGGGAGAGTGTGCAGCCCCAGATAACGCAACTGGCAGAGATGGGAGCTCTCCGACTCGGTGAGGATGCTGGACAGACCCAATCAACCGATGATGCCGCACGGAATGGGAAAGAGGCTCAGCAGTTCGTGGAGGAAGTTGCTCGAGAATTCGCCGCGCTGAGCAACTCGATCGACACGATTTCCGTGAGTGAGCTTGATCGCCGCGTAGCGAGTCTCCAGCCAAAAGTACGGCGAATCGCCCTGGAGTTGGAGTCTCTCCGTCATCGAGCATTTCAGGTCAACGTGCGGAGTGAGGGTGATGCCCAGCGATTGGATTCGCTTCGCAGTCAGCTCCGCTTGCTGGCGAGTCGCGTGCATACCGTTGCCCAGGAACTGGAGGCCCTGGGACCGATGATCTACGACACGGGAAGCGTCCCGAATGTGCTGCCAGCGATGATTCCGGCGTGCCTCTCCACAGAGACGCAAACGGGAGAACCGGTGTCGCCGTGGTTGAGCCTTTGGGCGGTGCTCTATGGATCGCCCGACGTGTTGCGTGGCTATGACCTGGCTAGGATAAAGCAAGCTCGCCAGTGGTTTGAAAAGGCGGCGGCTGCGTACCGATCCCATGATCCGGCAGAAACGGACAACGTTTCGCAAAGTCTGGCCCAGTTCGCCGGGCTTTTGGCGGATCTTGGACGCTCTATAGAGCCAGAACGTCGCAAACTTCCCGTGGACGAGGCCCATCACGACTTGCTGGCGCAAACGGCCTATCCGCCTTCCGGGTATACGGATTTGGAAGTCTTTTATAACGCCTTCGACCCGTTCCGCTGGGCATGGATCACGAATCTTTGCGCGTTTGGAATTCTACTGCTTAGCGTCGGCCGCGTGCGCCGGGTAGCTTTATTTGTGGGGCTGGGTGTGTTGGTGTTGGCGCAGGTGATCACGGCTGTGGGATTTGGAATGCGGGTGGCCATTTCCGGTTGGGCGCCCGTGACAAACATGTTCGAGTCGATTGTTTTTGTGTCGTTCGTTATCGGGATTTTGGGGATCTGGTTTGTCGTCCAGCCGGTGCTTGGGGAAGCGGTGCGCCGTGCGTGGAGTTTTGTCTCGCTTCGCTTTGAGCCTTTGGCACGCATCGCGCCGGATGAGAATCTCGGTTCCGGAGTGATGGGAAGAGCAATTAAAGGGGGGATCGTCGCCGGACGGCTGATCCTCGGCGGGGTGCTGTTTTACTACTTGGCAGTTGTCCCGTACGACGTGGGCAAGAGTCGCGCCATGTTCGACCTGGTTCCGGAGATCACGCGATCCCTCGGCACACCATCCCTCACTTCGGTAGTCATGAATATTCTGGGATGGCTGGTGGGGATGTGTATTCTTCTGTGCATTGTGTGGCTGGCACCACGGTTCCTAGCGGCTGCCGCCGTCGCTGCTCTGTCCACGATTCCCGCAGCTCTTCGGGGACCTGAACTCCGTGCAAAGATCGACCATGTCGTCCAGCGGTCGCCGTTCGCCATAGCAGCAGCCGGCCTGGCGTTTCTGACCGCTGTCATTGCGTACTTTTCACCGGTTTGGGATAAGGGCATCGAAGCCCTCCAGCCCGTGTTGCGAGATCGGCTCTGGTTGTTTGCCCATGTGCTGACAGTCACGGCCGGCTACGGGGCCGGCCTCCTTGCCTGGGGACTGGGAAACATCGCCCTCGGTTACTATCTTTTTGGGCGTTACCGCTACCTTGAGCCGGGAGAACGTCGCTTGAGGGGAGAACGGCATCGGGCACAGGGAGGAACGACCACCACGGCCGCATTTGTCGAGGCACCGGAGCCTTGCTACACCCTTGCTCAGTACATTTACAAATGTGTGCAGGTGGCGGTCATCCTGCTCACAGCCGGCACAATCCTGGGGGGTGTTTGGGCAGATCGCGCCTGGGGCCGTTTCTGGGGATGGGACCCGAAAGAAGTCTGGGCGTTGATTTCCATTCTGGTTTACATGGCGCTTCTGCACGGTCGCTACGCAGGCTGGGTGAACACCTTTGGAATGGCTGCCGGCTCTGTGTTTGGTATGATCTCGGTAGTCTGGGCCTGGTACGGCACGAATTTCCTCATGCCTGCTGGGCTTCATGCCTACGCGGGTGAGGGCAGCGGGGGTGGTCTCTATGTGGTGGCAGCCTTCACCGCAAACTTGCTTTTTGTTGGCTTGGCCTGGGCGAGGTACCGTCGAGAAACCCATCGCGAACAAATGACCCCGCAGACGAGGGGCGCCTCCGCTGGTGAACAGCATCGCAAGCCGCACGAGGTTGGGGCGGTTTCCTAA
- the aroC gene encoding chorismate synthase: MLRYWTAGESHGKGILALVDGFPAGISIDVTVINQELARRQGGYGRGGRQRIEKDEAEILSGTWRGVTLGSPIAIWVPNRDYKIEKMEDLDRPRPGHGDLSGSIKYHSSIRGILERASARETVGRVAAGALARQLLSALQIDVLGYVVQIGPVQLPPRSGTLAELRSIRDGSELYSLCPEKDPEAKQLIDACQKRGDTLGGIVEVRVENLPFGLGTHAQWDRKLDGRLAAAVMAIQAIKGVEIGLGFEAARRFGSEVHDPIRFDPARIHERCFGFVRPTNNAGGLEAGMTNGQPVVVRAAMKPISTLARPLESVNLRTKQPEQAAYERSDVCAISAASVIVENVVAFEIAAAVIEKFGGDHIEEIQQRMQLFEKMVRERLQLGEHPEVPH, encoded by the coding sequence ATGCTAAGGTACTGGACCGCCGGTGAATCTCACGGGAAAGGCATTTTGGCGCTAGTGGACGGGTTTCCCGCCGGAATATCAATCGATGTGACGGTCATCAATCAGGAACTCGCTCGGCGGCAGGGGGGATATGGTCGCGGCGGCCGGCAACGGATTGAAAAGGACGAGGCCGAAATTCTCAGCGGGACGTGGCGAGGTGTAACCCTGGGAAGTCCGATTGCCATTTGGGTGCCCAATCGGGATTACAAAATCGAGAAGATGGAGGACCTAGATCGGCCTCGACCTGGCCATGGCGATCTCAGCGGTAGTATCAAGTACCACTCCTCCATCCGGGGGATACTCGAGCGAGCGAGTGCTCGAGAGACGGTCGGCCGGGTCGCTGCTGGCGCTCTTGCCCGCCAACTCCTATCCGCGCTCCAAATCGACGTTTTGGGTTACGTCGTCCAGATTGGACCAGTGCAACTGCCCCCTCGGTCGGGAACGCTGGCAGAACTTCGCAGCATTCGAGACGGCAGTGAACTGTATTCCCTTTGCCCAGAAAAGGACCCCGAGGCCAAACAGCTTATCGACGCCTGCCAAAAACGTGGCGACACGCTGGGGGGAATTGTGGAAGTCCGCGTGGAAAACCTGCCTTTTGGGCTGGGTACCCATGCTCAGTGGGATCGGAAATTAGACGGCCGGCTGGCGGCAGCCGTCATGGCGATTCAGGCAATCAAGGGGGTCGAGATTGGACTGGGTTTCGAGGCTGCCCGTCGCTTCGGCTCCGAGGTCCACGACCCCATCCGGTTTGATCCTGCGCGAATCCACGAACGGTGCTTCGGGTTCGTTCGGCCAACCAACAATGCGGGAGGCCTTGAAGCGGGAATGACCAATGGTCAACCGGTGGTTGTCCGCGCCGCGATGAAACCGATCAGCACCCTCGCTCGGCCTCTGGAATCGGTGAATCTGCGAACCAAGCAGCCAGAGCAGGCAGCCTACGAGCGGAGCGACGTCTGTGCGATTTCTGCTGCCAGCGTGATCGTGGAAAACGTCGTGGCCTTTGAAATTGCTGCCGCCGTGATCGAGAAGTTCGGTGGCGACCATATCGAGGAAATCCAGCAGCGCATGCAACTGTTTGAAAAGATGGTCCGCGAACGGCTGCAACTGGGGGAGCACCCGGAGGTTCCTCACTAA
- a CDS encoding class I SAM-dependent methyltransferase — MANGESPETLPAAVEKPHRHTSWLGRLFGFLGGRAVTVATTLERLQHHCQQWADRGSAPHTVVTLAGLATETLMEYGQREAAWRTARWLEARQLADGSVSESRAPEAVFTVTAAALRAWLACLPELAQFESCAQKAAQFLRQWIGGEGRVVPPKTRSWNYEGADPFREPPDLTPLLRAGRRWPDTDWTTAALRGIDYWLTHGHRHSQPETTAALVRRAFLYLEWNRRQEALPLVETMDRLQLASGALPEREGQRVVHLSTVAQAALIWFRLYNQARGENAMRFLQRHLMPHGSLPATVNAGTNRDQEEDPLALKYYLDATLWRVRCFAHAKLREEVPLDASDPRLQKARSWAQGLPAGAFVADLGCGTGRYLRYLASWFPQLRWVGIDFLPEALERVPKGIKTVEGSLLRVPVPEAAFHGVLMVDTLADVLLPQQALLEVVRILRPGGRLLIIEPVAKGRLCPESPWAEPVTLQQVEKLLRETCQQTHAETFVVSGGTFSSRSYAAISATKMPRS, encoded by the coding sequence ATGGCTAACGGCGAATCCCCCGAAACATTGCCTGCAGCGGTAGAAAAGCCCCACCGGCATACAAGCTGGCTCGGGCGCTTGTTCGGCTTTCTTGGTGGCCGCGCGGTGACGGTGGCCACAACTCTCGAGAGACTTCAACACCACTGCCAGCAATGGGCAGACCGAGGTAGCGCTCCCCACACGGTGGTGACGCTGGCCGGGCTCGCAACCGAGACGCTCATGGAGTATGGGCAGCGGGAGGCAGCCTGGCGAACGGCGAGGTGGCTGGAAGCACGCCAGCTTGCGGATGGGTCCGTGTCGGAATCCCGGGCACCGGAAGCGGTTTTTACGGTAACGGCGGCGGCCCTTCGGGCGTGGCTTGCGTGTCTGCCGGAACTGGCCCAATTTGAGTCCTGCGCGCAAAAGGCCGCTCAATTTCTTCGTCAATGGATTGGTGGGGAGGGGCGTGTCGTTCCACCCAAGACGAGAAGCTGGAATTACGAGGGCGCTGATCCGTTTCGGGAACCTCCAGACCTCACCCCCCTTCTCCGCGCGGGACGTCGCTGGCCCGACACCGATTGGACGACGGCGGCCCTTCGGGGGATCGACTACTGGTTGACCCATGGACACCGCCACAGTCAACCGGAAACGACCGCCGCTCTCGTCCGGCGAGCCTTCCTGTACCTGGAGTGGAACCGTCGACAGGAGGCACTTCCGCTGGTCGAGACAATGGATCGACTCCAATTGGCTTCAGGAGCCCTCCCGGAGCGCGAAGGCCAGCGTGTGGTGCACCTTTCCACGGTGGCCCAAGCCGCCCTCATTTGGTTTCGTTTGTACAATCAGGCGCGGGGGGAAAACGCCATGCGGTTTTTGCAGCGCCATCTGATGCCGCATGGATCTCTTCCGGCAACGGTAAACGCTGGTACAAACAGGGATCAAGAAGAAGATCCACTGGCGCTCAAATACTACCTAGATGCCACACTTTGGCGTGTCCGATGTTTTGCCCACGCTAAGCTTCGCGAAGAGGTCCCCTTAGACGCTTCAGATCCCCGATTGCAAAAAGCCAGGAGTTGGGCACAGGGGCTGCCCGCTGGTGCGTTTGTGGCCGACCTGGGCTGCGGAACCGGCCGCTATTTGCGCTATTTGGCAAGCTGGTTTCCGCAGTTGCGGTGGGTGGGGATTGATTTCTTGCCTGAAGCCCTTGAGCGGGTGCCAAAAGGGATCAAAACCGTCGAGGGCAGCCTTCTTCGCGTCCCCGTACCAGAGGCGGCATTTCACGGGGTGCTCATGGTCGACACACTCGCCGATGTTCTATTACCCCAACAGGCTCTTCTCGAGGTGGTCAGAATTCTCCGTCCCGGGGGTCGCCTGCTTATTATCGAACCGGTCGCAAAAGGGCGCCTTTGCCCGGAAAGTCCATGGGCCGAGCCTGTGACCCTCCAGCAGGTCGAAAAGCTATTACGTGAAACCTGCCAGCAGACGCATGCGGAAACGTTTGTTGTATCGGGCGGAACTTTTTCCAGCAGGTCTTACGCGGCCATTAGTGCGACAAAAATGCCGCGATCGTGA
- a CDS encoding helix-turn-helix domain-containing protein, protein MAQKFYTTKEAAELLGLAPADLNAMRERNEIRGFRDGNDWKYRAEDIEALKLKLRADATRPAHHTPSSDDEIVLLDEDLAPADLGTSGSGTVIGGTPTPKESASDVKVTGSDIAAKGGGTVTEGTDGQGIVSPFEDELLPLEAETSPPVAGTDSAVNLGGEKLEDDDVVIGGSGSGSDITLGSDSGLSLMDTNDSGISLESELELVPTDDSLELDHDDMLAIDESVDTEAPTQLKRDDEFQLTPFDEMEEEETESGSQVIALDTEPSTGSSPGMAELLGPTAEAPFGVAPGVPPVQAGVPPVGVTPVTPALAPTAAAVAAMPAAEAPWGTLWVTMLIVCTVLLGLCGMMCFDLVRNMWSWHGPFSLNSFIMDSILSVLPK, encoded by the coding sequence ATGGCTCAGAAATTCTACACGACGAAAGAGGCTGCGGAGCTTTTGGGGCTCGCTCCGGCAGATTTGAATGCCATGCGGGAGCGGAACGAGATTCGCGGATTCCGCGACGGCAACGACTGGAAATATCGGGCGGAGGACATCGAGGCGTTGAAGCTCAAGCTTCGCGCCGATGCGACGCGTCCAGCTCACCATACGCCGTCCAGCGATGACGAAATTGTCCTCCTTGATGAGGACCTTGCTCCGGCCGATCTGGGTACAAGTGGCTCGGGTACGGTGATCGGAGGAACGCCGACCCCCAAGGAGTCGGCCAGCGATGTGAAAGTTACGGGGAGTGACATTGCGGCCAAAGGTGGCGGAACTGTGACCGAGGGGACGGACGGGCAGGGGATCGTATCACCGTTTGAGGACGAACTTCTCCCGCTGGAAGCCGAAACTTCTCCACCTGTCGCAGGCACGGATTCGGCAGTGAATTTGGGGGGTGAAAAGTTGGAAGACGACGATGTCGTCATCGGTGGCAGCGGCAGTGGAAGCGACATTACGCTGGGCAGTGACAGCGGGCTGTCGCTCATGGACACAAATGACAGCGGTATTTCACTGGAAAGCGAGCTGGAGCTGGTTCCCACCGACGATTCGCTGGAGCTTGATCATGACGACATGCTAGCGATAGATGAATCGGTGGACACCGAGGCCCCGACACAGTTAAAAAGAGACGATGAGTTCCAGCTCACACCTTTCGACGAGATGGAAGAAGAAGAAACTGAGAGCGGATCGCAGGTCATCGCTCTGGATACGGAGCCGTCGACCGGGTCGTCCCCGGGGATGGCCGAGTTGCTGGGCCCCACAGCGGAGGCTCCCTTTGGGGTGGCCCCAGGTGTCCCACCGGTTCAGGCGGGTGTTCCCCCTGTGGGTGTTACGCCGGTGACGCCAGCTTTAGCCCCGACCGCGGCTGCCGTCGCCGCGATGCCAGCTGCCGAGGCTCCCTGGGGAACGTTGTGGGTCACGATGCTGATCGTCTGCACGGTCCTGCTCGGATTGTGCGGGATGATGTGCTTCGACCTCGTCCGCAACATGTGGAGCTGGCATGGGCCCTTTTCCCTGAACAGCTTCATTATGGATTCGATCCTGAGTGTGCTTCCCAAGTGA